One Ahaetulla prasina isolate Xishuangbanna chromosome 1, ASM2864084v1, whole genome shotgun sequence DNA window includes the following coding sequences:
- the LOC131187821 gene encoding C-C motif chemokine 4-like gives MRTSAQTAGALALLALLVLMLSSSILASDPPTSCCFSYTKKRIPRNLVIDFFETNSRCSQPAVVFITRKKLQICTNPSEKWVQDHMNYLKANRTVHATAAY, from the exons ATGCGCACTTCTGCTCAGACTGCCGGCGCTCTGGCGCTGCTGGCGCTGCTGGTTCTGATGCTGAGTTCTTCGATTCTAG CATCTGATCCCCCAACCTCCTGCTGCTTCAGCTACACAAAAAAGAGGATTCCACGTAATCTTGTGATCGATTTCTTTGAAACAAATAGCAGATGCTCTCAGCCAGCTGTTGT GTTCATCACACGGAAAAAACTACAAATTTGTACCAATCCCTCTGAGAAGTGGGTCCAAGATCATATGAATTACTTGAAAGCGAACAGAACAGTGCATGCAACTGCGGCGTATTAG
- the LOC131188296 gene encoding uncharacterized protein LOC131188296: MRYASLIAFACSSIALSLLRKEGGEISFLPASTPGLCLEQGSPTLATLSLVDFNSQNSPAKVAGVFWELKSSRLKVAKVGDPWSGRFLSDPLVANFPDRISLFCGPFYCAWRLPLEQVASGTKRAVQTSPVHNQGRKIGCFGNSLPPPHNSAENAGGNPGNCDTKILQGSISWIAPFHIHSSSSSEAFLKRASFQGRMAV; encoded by the exons ATGCGTTACGCTTCATTAATCGCGTTTGCTTGTTCCTCGATTGCACTTTCTCTTCTAAGAAAAGAAGGCGGCGAAATTTCCTTTCTTCCCGCTTCCACCCCCGGTCtgtgtctggagcaggggtctccaaccttggcaactttaagcctggtggacttcaattcccaaaattccccagccaaggtggctggggtattctgggagttgaaatcctccaggcttaaagttgccaaggttggagacccctggtctggaaggtttctcagcGATCCTTTGGTCGCAAACTTTCCCGACAGGATCAGTCTGTTCTGCGGGCCCTTTTATTGCGCGTGGCGGCTGCCTCTCGAGCAAGTCGCTTCGGGGACGAAGCGCGCTGTGCAAACGTCGCCTGTTCATAATCAG GGTCGGAAGATAGGATGTTTCGGaaactcccttccccctccccataaTTCTGCAGAAAACGCAGgtgggaatcctgggaattgcgATACCAAGATACTCCAAG GTAGCATTTCTTGGATTGCGCCATTTCACATTCATTCATCATCTTCCTCAGAAGCATTTTTGAAAAGGGCAAGCTTCCAGGGAAGGATGGCAGTCTGA